A window of Chryseobacterium shandongense genomic DNA:
CCGATTATCGACCAGAACAAAGACCTGATCGGGCTCGAGGCTGATCTTAAAGTATAAAACAATATGCAGTCTTTTGGGCTGCATATTTACTTTGTCAAAGTTTTGATCTTTGACAAAGTTTAGAAAAACAATACATAACTATAATGATTTAGGAAAAAATACAGAATTTCAGCTTAAATGAAAAAAATACTTTTAATCATATCATTGATCCCAATATTTTCTTTTTCGCAGGAGAATGAAATTTTAAAGTATTTTAAATCAAACGATTCATTGGTTGGCGTTAAAAATTCTGATGGTAAAATTATTGTTCCGGCCCAGTTTAAGATTTTCTCGTACATGAAAGACGGAGATATAGTAGAAGGAGAAACCATTTATTTTGATGGGCCGAAACAAAATGAGACTGCTGAAAAAAATGCATGGGGATACGTCTACGACAGAAACGGAAATTTCCTGTACCGACCATTCTTTTATGACAATGGAGCTGATTATTTCTCGGAAGGGGTAAGAAGATTCGTTAAAAACGGGAAAGTTGGCTTTGCCGACAGAAACGGAACCATCGTTATCAAACCGAAGCATGACTTCACATCATCTTTTCAATACGGTTATGCTGCCTATTGCAACGGCTGCGACTGGGAAAAAACGGAAGAAGAGCATAAAGCAATCGTAAGTGGAACATGGGGTGTCATGAATTTTAAGGGAGAGACTGTACAGCCTGTTGGAAAATCGGCCGCTGCCATTGAAATCAATGGGAAGTATTATCCATATCCTTTTTCATACAATGAAAAGGAAAAGAATATTCTTCGTTTTTTCGAGAAACAAAATAAAATGCTTTCGGAAATATATTATGTTAACCATTACAGTAAATTGTCCGAAGATGAGAAGAAACTTTTCTTTGAAATCGTAGAACGCCCGAAGAAAAACTTTCCTTTTTATCAGGTAAATGCCTATGATTACCGGAAAGCAGAAGCCGGATTATCGGGATATAAATTTCTGGTTTCCGAAGACGGCAGAAAAGTTGTAACACTGGAATTTGATGATGAAAAAATTCCCTTTGAAAAATGGCTGAAAGAACAACGGAAAAATGCGGAAAGATTTCAGAAAAAACATCCGGATAACCCGAATAAATTGATTAAATGAAAATAGTGGAATTATTTATTCCATCGGAATAAAATCTGTGTAGAAAATAGGGTAATCTAGTATGCATTCCGTAGGAATGCTATCTTTGCAAAAATGATGAAAATAAAATATGCCGAATACCTATACACAAATTTATATTCAGGTCGTTTTTGCTACAAAAGGAAGAAATATTAAAATTAAATCGGAAGTAAGAGTTGAACTTGAAAAATATATTTGCGGAATATTTAACAATAAAAAACAAAAGGTATTAGCGATTTATGCAAATCCTGATCATCTTCACGTTTTCTTTAGTTATAAGAATTTGCAGATAACAATTCCGGAATTAATTAAAACGGTTAAAATTGAATCTACAAATTTTATTAATGAAAAGAACCTTTGCTTTGGTAAATTTTCCTGGCAAGAAGGTTACGGAGCTTTTTCTTATGCAAAAAGTCAGAAAGATAAAGTTATAAATTATGTGCTAAATCAGGAAAAACATCATTCAAAAAAGAGTTTCAGAGAAGAATATATTGAAATGCTGAACGTTTTTGAAATTGAATATAAAAATGAATACTTGTTTGAATTCTATGTTGGCGAAAGATAATTGTATGATTGCAATACTGTTTTTTGAGATGTTTGATGAAAAGAAAATAGCAGTCCTACGGACTGCGCCTTTAATTCAAGCAGGCTTTCTACACAGCTATGATTCCTACGGAATCACCATTAGAAAATTGACATTCCGGAGGAATGAGATCTGTGTAGAAATATGATGTAAATAGAACATGCATTCCGTAGGAATGCTATCTTTGCAATCAGAAAAATATGGCAATGCCAAATAAAATTTGAAAATAAAAATAAATCTAATAAAATCTGACATCTAATGTCTCAAAACAAAAGAATTTTCGTAGAAAAAAGAGGAATTTTCGATGTGGAAAGTCCAAAAATTTTTGATGAAGTAAAAGCGGTTGTGCCCACAGTACAGCAGGTAAAAGTATACAATGTGTATGACATATTCGCATTGAATGAAGGAGAATTTGAAAAAGTAGTCAACAGCACCTTTGTAGATCCGGTTACAGATATACTGCACGAAGAAAATCCTGCAAAAGGAATTTATTTCGCGATGGAATTTTTACCCGGTCAGTACGATCAGCGTGCAGATTCTGCACAGCAGTGTATTGCTTTATTAACTGAAAATGAAAAATCTAAGGTAAGAAGTGGTAAATTAATAGAATTCGAAGGAATTTCAGAATCTGATCTCGTAAAAATCAAAGATTTGCTGATTAACAAAGTAGAATCTCAGGAAAAAGATTTATCGATTTTAGATATTCCTGCCGAAGAAACACCGTCAAAAGTAATCATCCACGAAAATTTCATCAGTTTTGATGATGCTCAGCTGGAAAATTTCTACAATAGTCATGGGTTCGCATTAGGATTGGATGATTTGAAATTCATTCAGGAATATTTTAAATCTGAACAGAGAAATCCTACAGAAACGGAACTTAGAGTTTTAGATACCTATTGGAGTGATCACTGCCGCCACACAACCTTTGAAACAGAACTTTCCAATATTGAATTCGAAGGACAGTTTAAACATACACTGGAGACAATTTTCAACGACTATATCGAAAAAAGAAAATTTCTGGGTCGCGAATTGAAACCTATTTCCCTGATGGATTTAGCAACTGTTTGCGCAAGATATTTCCATAAAACCGGGAACTTAGAAAATCTTGTGGTTTCCGACGAAATCAATGCATGTACCATTCAGATTGAAGCAGAATACGATGGTAAAAAAGAACCATGGTATTTATTATTCAAAAATGAAACCCATAATCACCCAACGGAAATCGAGCCTTTCGGTGGTGCTTCAACCTGTTTAGGAGGTGCCATCAGAGACCCCTTGTCCGGGCGTTCTTTTGTTTTCCAGGCAATGAGATTAACCGGAGCTGCCGATGTTTTGGAACCGGTTGACAAAACTTTACCAGGAAAATTACCTCAAAAAACCATTACCAAACAGGCTGCGAACGGATATTCTTCATATGGTAACCAGATTGGTCTGGCAACAACCATGGTTTCCGAAATTTATGATGAAGGCTACAAGGCCAAAAGAATGGAAGTAGGCTTTGTTGCAGGTGCGGTTCCTGTCGACTGGGTAAGACGTGAAAAGCCGGAAGCAGGAGATTCTGTGATCATTTTAGGTGGAGCAACCGGGCGTGATGGTGTTGGCGGAGCCAGTGGAAGTTCAAAAGAACAGGACGAAACTTCAATCCATACCATGAGTTCAGAAGTGCAGAAAGGAAATGCTGTTGAAGAACGTAAAATCCAGAGATTATTCAGAAATCCTGACGTAACGAGGCTCATTAAAAAATCAAACGACTTCGGAGCCGGAGGAGTTTCCGTAGCAATCGGTGAAATCGCTGATTCTCTGGAAGTAAATCTTGATGTTTTACCTTTAAAATATGAAGGATTAAACGGAACCGAATTGGCTATCTCCGAATCTCAGGAAAGAATGGCGGTTGTGGTAGATCCTAAAGACAAGGAACAGTTTATCAAATTCTGCGAAGCTGAAAATATTGTAGCAGTTGAGGTAGCTAAAGTTACTGATTCCGGAAGAATGCAGATGTTCTGGAAGGGAGACAAGATTGTTGATCTTTCAAGGGCGTTTTTAGATACCAATGGCTGTTCAAAAAGTCAGGAAGTTAAAATTACTCACCTTAATGAAGTAAAAGAAGAAACACCTTCATTCAACGAAGAAAATTTCTTAAAAATAATAAGCGATAAAAATGTAGCCTCTCAGAAAGGATTACTGGAAATGTTCGATTCATCGGTAGGAGGGACTACGGTTGCTATGCCTTTAGGCGGAAAATATCAGCAGACCTTAATGGAAGGAAGCGTTCAAACGTTACCGGTTTTAGGCGCAAAAGATGTAGAAACCGTTTCTTTAGCAAGCTGGGGATTTGATGCTGAAATTTCAAAACAGAACTCATTGCTCGGAGCATCTTATGCAGTTGTAGAAAGTGTGGCGAAAATTGTTGCCATGGGTGGCGATTATAAAAATATCAGATTAAGTTTCCAGGAATATTTTGAAAAATTAGGACAGAACCCTGAAAAATGGGGCAAACCATTAGCTTCTTTGCTGGGTGCTTATGATGCGCAGATGAATCTTGGTTTAGCGGCAATAGGTGGGAAAGATTCAATGAGCGGAACCTATCAGGATCTGAATGTACCACCGACATTGATTTCTTTTGCCTGTGCCAACGGAGAAAAGAAAAATGTCATCTCTCCTGAATTTAAAAACGCAGGAAACAAAGTATATTTCTTCAACCACATTGCGCAGGAAAATGGATTGCCGGATTATGATGCTTTAAAAACTGTTTTTGAGCTGATTTTTGAAAATATCAAAGCCGGAAAAATTGTTTCTGTAAAAACAGTAAAAGAGGGTGGAGTTGCAGTTGCTTTAGCAAAAATGAGCTTTGGAAACAGATTGGGTGCCGACATTTCGACTCCGCTCAATGTGACAAATTCTTTATTAGCTAAAAATATCGGAAGCTTAATCATTGAATCTAAAGAAGAATTAAGCTCTGTAAATCTTCAGTTAATCGGAGAAGTTAAAGAGTCAAATGTTCTTAAAATCAATGATGCTGAATTCGCGATTGAGAAATTATTAGCGGCAAACACAAACACATTCGAGAATCTTTTCCCAACAATAGAAAAAGAAAAATTGACGGTTGAGATCGATGAAAAATTAAACTCGATCAATCCAAGGAATATCATTATTAAAAAACACGGAATTGCCCAACCAAAAGTATTTGCGCCGGTTTTCCCGGGTACCAACTGCGAGTATGATACGCTGAATGCTTTCGCTAAAGAAGGAGCTGTAACCAGCAGTCTGCCTCTGATCAATATCAATCACCAGTTATTGGATGAAAGTATTGATGCATGGGTTAGAGAAATCAAAAGCTCTCAGATTTTAGCTTTCTCCGGAGGTTTCTCTGCGGGTGACGAGCCGGACGGATCAGCAAAGTTCATCGTCAACGTTTTGAAAAACGAAAAGATGAGAAACGCTGTTCATGAACTGTTAGACAGAGACGGAATGATTATTGGGATCTGTAACGGCTTCCAGGCGCTGGTAAAATCCGGATTGCTGCCTTATGGAAGAATCAAAGATCTGGATGAAAATTCGCCGACGCTGGCTCACAATGCCATCAGAAGACATATTTCCCAAATGGTTAACGTAAGAGTGGTAAATGACGAATCGCCCTGGTTAAAAGGAATGAAAGATCAGGTTTTCACAATTCCTATTTCCCACGGTGAAGGTCGTTTCATGGCTTCGGAAGGAGAAATTCAGAAGCTGTATGAAAGCGGACAAATTGCAACGCAATATTTAGATTTAGAAGGAAATATCGCCCACGGAATGCCGTTTAATCCAAACAATTCACTATTTGGTATTGAAGGAATTACAAGTCCGGACGGAAAAATATTCGGAAGAATGGGACATCCGGAACGTTTTGCGGAAGGACTGATGAAGAATATTCCTACAGCGAATTACCACAATATCTTTAAAAATGGAGTGGAATACTTCAAATAGACTTCTGGCTTTCAGAACTAGCTTTTGGCTTAGTCCAGTAGTTAACACTCATAAACAATGAATAACAATAGTTTAAATAAAAAAATGACTGTCATCAATGGCAGTCATTTTTCAAATCTGGAAGGATTTTACGATGAAGTTTCACAACTTTTCATGACGGATGAGGACTGGAAAATCGGAACGCTGGATGGTTTTGATGATATTTTATACGGATTTCATGGCGAAATTATCTGGAAATATTCTCAAAAATCAAAAGAGGATTTAGGTT
This region includes:
- a CDS encoding ribonuclease inhibitor yields the protein MNNNSLNKKMTVINGSHFSNLEGFYDEVSQLFMTDEDWKIGTLDGFDDILYGFHGEIIWKYSQKSKEDLGFDVTKKFYENKIETGKPFNVKLIQQKLDELTSGRGQTVFEILIEIIKSHKSIQLILD
- a CDS encoding WG repeat-containing protein produces the protein MKKILLIISLIPIFSFSQENEILKYFKSNDSLVGVKNSDGKIIVPAQFKIFSYMKDGDIVEGETIYFDGPKQNETAEKNAWGYVYDRNGNFLYRPFFYDNGADYFSEGVRRFVKNGKVGFADRNGTIVIKPKHDFTSSFQYGYAAYCNGCDWEKTEEEHKAIVSGTWGVMNFKGETVQPVGKSAAAIEINGKYYPYPFSYNEKEKNILRFFEKQNKMLSEIYYVNHYSKLSEDEKKLFFEIVERPKKNFPFYQVNAYDYRKAEAGLSGYKFLVSEDGRKVVTLEFDDEKIPFEKWLKEQRKNAERFQKKHPDNPNKLIK
- a CDS encoding transposase, producing the protein MPNTYTQIYIQVVFATKGRNIKIKSEVRVELEKYICGIFNNKKQKVLAIYANPDHLHVFFSYKNLQITIPELIKTVKIESTNFINEKNLCFGKFSWQEGYGAFSYAKSQKDKVINYVLNQEKHHSKKSFREEYIEMLNVFEIEYKNEYLFEFYVGER
- a CDS encoding phosphoribosylformylglycinamidine synthase: MSQNKRIFVEKRGIFDVESPKIFDEVKAVVPTVQQVKVYNVYDIFALNEGEFEKVVNSTFVDPVTDILHEENPAKGIYFAMEFLPGQYDQRADSAQQCIALLTENEKSKVRSGKLIEFEGISESDLVKIKDLLINKVESQEKDLSILDIPAEETPSKVIIHENFISFDDAQLENFYNSHGFALGLDDLKFIQEYFKSEQRNPTETELRVLDTYWSDHCRHTTFETELSNIEFEGQFKHTLETIFNDYIEKRKFLGRELKPISLMDLATVCARYFHKTGNLENLVVSDEINACTIQIEAEYDGKKEPWYLLFKNETHNHPTEIEPFGGASTCLGGAIRDPLSGRSFVFQAMRLTGAADVLEPVDKTLPGKLPQKTITKQAANGYSSYGNQIGLATTMVSEIYDEGYKAKRMEVGFVAGAVPVDWVRREKPEAGDSVIILGGATGRDGVGGASGSSKEQDETSIHTMSSEVQKGNAVEERKIQRLFRNPDVTRLIKKSNDFGAGGVSVAIGEIADSLEVNLDVLPLKYEGLNGTELAISESQERMAVVVDPKDKEQFIKFCEAENIVAVEVAKVTDSGRMQMFWKGDKIVDLSRAFLDTNGCSKSQEVKITHLNEVKEETPSFNEENFLKIISDKNVASQKGLLEMFDSSVGGTTVAMPLGGKYQQTLMEGSVQTLPVLGAKDVETVSLASWGFDAEISKQNSLLGASYAVVESVAKIVAMGGDYKNIRLSFQEYFEKLGQNPEKWGKPLASLLGAYDAQMNLGLAAIGGKDSMSGTYQDLNVPPTLISFACANGEKKNVISPEFKNAGNKVYFFNHIAQENGLPDYDALKTVFELIFENIKAGKIVSVKTVKEGGVAVALAKMSFGNRLGADISTPLNVTNSLLAKNIGSLIIESKEELSSVNLQLIGEVKESNVLKINDAEFAIEKLLAANTNTFENLFPTIEKEKLTVEIDEKLNSINPRNIIIKKHGIAQPKVFAPVFPGTNCEYDTLNAFAKEGAVTSSLPLININHQLLDESIDAWVREIKSSQILAFSGGFSAGDEPDGSAKFIVNVLKNEKMRNAVHELLDRDGMIIGICNGFQALVKSGLLPYGRIKDLDENSPTLAHNAIRRHISQMVNVRVVNDESPWLKGMKDQVFTIPISHGEGRFMASEGEIQKLYESGQIATQYLDLEGNIAHGMPFNPNNSLFGIEGITSPDGKIFGRMGHPERFAEGLMKNIPTANYHNIFKNGVEYFK